The genomic interval GGCAGCTTACAGCCTGCACTGGCCCCGaaccaataacaaaaaaacatccagtCACTGATAAATTAAGATTACATAAGAGGTCCAAGCAAGGTAAATTTTATAACGGCAACtaaaatgtccatttttctTCTGGTTCAATTATGCTCCAACATAACAATACCCCTGTAGTACATTCCAAACATATCACACTGCTTGTTCAGTCAACCCGGCCATCCTCCATATAAAAAACATCCAATGACTAAGCACAGGTCTGTATTTAGAAACTGTGCACTTGAGCAGGGCTCTATCCTCCCCCAGACAACATGCTTTTTACCAGTTGCACAACTTGATGGCAAGTATAGAATTTCTACCAGCACAATGACAAATGTGGACACCATCAAAATAATCACAACATACGGAAATAGAACCATATATTTGGTTATGAAGGTATATACCACTTATAGTTGAAGGAAAGAACGAAGATACATCAGGACATCAACAGTTCAAGGAAGGTTATATTACGCTTCCAAAACAAACAGGACAGCATAGTTTTGCAGCGTACGACaataatttgacatttaaaaactgTGATACAATATTTTTTAGCAACACTATATTTTAAACCTCCCTGAACCGTGATTTTGCTATTCTCATTTCTGTAGGCAAAATTGAATTTTGTGACAAAACACATCAAAAACAAGGCTGGGGATAGAGAAATATGTGGTTGTTTCAACACTTGCATTTTTCGTAATATCCTCtgtgaaatgatttttaaaatgtctatGTTCATTAATAGCTAGATAGCTGTTCATCACACTGTCCCTGTAGAGGTAGTACCTTTATTGAAAATCATTCCCAAATATTTTGCCACCAACAATTTCACTCCTTTAACTTTTACATGGCATTGTTTCAGTTTTTACGTCAGACTTTTTTGTACACCGACCACCGTCAATCAATTCAGATTGGAAAAGAAACGTCGCTGGTTTTAATACAACAACCAACTGAGACAAACATCCATCAACTGTGGAGGCCACTCATGTGTGGAAAGACCAGGGGTCAAATCTGGACCACCACATCCTTTTAATGGCTGGCTAAACCAACGTAGGAATTaaaattgacagtgatagacgtccaatgcattagCTCCACATCCATGGCAGGCAAAGagttttaacattttcataCACACCTTATATTATTTAGTATAGTAATAAGTGCTATGCTGAACGATATGTCAACACAAAGCTTTGCTATTTGTTGGCCAATTTTTTATCGAGTTTAAATGAAACGTGCTGCGACACAAAAACACCACCACAtggtaataacaataatattaagGACATTATCGAAAATTGATAGCGTACGAAGCAAACTTATGATTTTAAATGAGCAGTAATTTAGCAAAACCACTGCTGAAACCGAGCTTTGTTGCTATCTTGCCGTCCACCCTGGTACTTCGACCCATCTTGGGTCTTAAAACACATTCACAGACATCTTTAACGATAATATACGATCCAGTACAATGATTAGAGCGACTGGCGATTTTATTTcgtgctttttaaaaaacaatttcgtCGTTGATTCGACATGTCATTGCACCCAGGCTTGTCAGTGACACGTGAGCAGCGGCAGAAGCTATGCCATGTAGCAGATAACACTCGACAACAACTACAACTCGTTAAAATTGCTCTCATTTTGTTTCGAGGCGAAAATCGGTGGCAGCTCTTAAGAATATTACCACTTTTCTCAGACAGTTAACTATTAATTCAACGTGGGCGTGCGAATCAATATCTCTTTTGGGGAGGGGTGGTAGAGTACGACGAGGTAGCTAGCTTAGCATCGTTAGCCACACAGCTGGCTCGTCGAGCTCAAGAAGAACCGTGAACAGACGATCACGCGAGTGGGATTTAAAGGTCAAGACTCGCGAAACACGGCTCAAAAGTGAGATCGAACATCGCGAGGGTGGCGGTGTGAAAGAGTCCGGTGTGCGCGATGGCCCCATCTTGACGTAGCGAGCCGAGGCCCGACGTGGAGACCGCGCCATCGTCAGCAACGGAAAAGCCCAAGTTGGAAAGCGTTTACCTCGCTAAGTTGTCTCTCCGCCGCCTCTCGCAGATTGGGGTCCATAGTGCCCCGCAGGGCCTCGACCAAAACCAAAACCTCGGGATCCATCTTGGCGGGGAGGAAACAAAAGATCGCTTGCTTGGCTCGGATTGAGGCTATTTCGGATGTCTTATCAGCTCCCAGGCGCTGCGCACATGGATGCACGGCTCTCCGGTTACCCGGCGCGAAAGGAAGAAGCGAAAGAAGTACCCGGATAGATCAGCGCCAAATCTCGGCTAGCAATTTCCGGCTGCGCCTGAAGCACTCTGGGACTtgtagttttttctttttgttttgtttttttagtgggATTGGTAGCAACGCTTCAAAACTCCAGAATTCCGCATCTCATCCCATCGATGAAACTCCACGAGATTGCGACTGGACCTTGCGTTACTTTTTGGCAAGCTGCAGACATTTTTATCTGTGCATGCTAGCTGGCCGTGAGCCAAGAAATGGAGCGTTTCTCGACTGACTGATGATCGCGGCGAGAAGACTGCTGTTGGAGAATGCGAAATAACATAAAAAGGGGTGACAAGTGACATTTCAAAGCATGTGATGTAATCTCCTTCATGATGTCACTGCAAAGTGTCTTGTGCAAACATTGGATGACTCCTTGACGCAAAGAACAGTGGAGTGTCAAATAGCGTGTTGGCGCTCAATCGTAGGTTTTCATATCGAGGATTGGAGGTAATTCATTTGGATTATTATTACACTATTACTATATTGTTATCCCTTTTTTCCATCTTTCACATTTCCTTGCCCATTAACTTCTTTTCGGGGAATGCCTGTGACAACGTTGACGTTCCCAATACATATTCGGATAGTTTACCCAGAAATCCACAATTCTGCCATCCAAAGAccattctgtgtttttaagttattaattttaagtttttcatttttcattttaagttAGCCTCTTTTTATCAGACAAGGAATAAATGATCACATTATAACATGTTTACATTTCACGTAACGTCATAATTACTCACACAATTCATAATTTCCCcccattttccaaataaaataattgcagGACTAGATCCTTCATTTAAAGTTAGTATTTGGTGTTGTTTATTGACCTAAACCGGGATGATAGTGAGTGGTCTGCCGTGTAGTTCTAAGGTCAGAGTAAATTATTCTTTGTAACACATTGGGTTTAACCTTTTgagtggccaccaattcagggtgttcaacAACTACTACTAGCTTGTGTGCACGgtaatgaataataacaataaaagccaGCCGGTGGCGCTGTTGGTGATTGTATGTGTACGTCGGAAGAGAGGAATAGATAGGTCTGGTGGACGTGTCATTTCACCGGCACTGTATcaatttctgtttttctttcgCTTTTTACTCAAAACGACACCCGAGGGAAAGCCTGGCTTTACTCAGAAAATGGCCAAAAAACGGAGGGATAGACGAGAGACGAACGACTTGCTTTTGTCACATGAGGAAGTGAACGCTAAAGCTACGGACCCCATAGCATTGACCGGTAGGTATGTAGGGGAAACATTATCATATTAAAATTGGGATCAAAGGCCCAGATATTAGAGCAACACAACTTGATTTTCCCAATCTAACGATGGAATAGAGCCTTTCTTTTTTCTCCGTTGGTGTAATCGAACGTAGCTTCGGGCCATTGAAATGCTCCGTTAGCATAGCATGAGAACATAGCAGTCATGTTGGAGTGGCTTATTACTGTCACGTGACGTTGTGAAATGCAGTTGTTTCGTAAATGCTGTATAGTAACTAATCGCAGAGTTGAATGTTGCATTTAGTCAAATATTAAGATAGGACACCTTCGGATACGTGGTGTAAAATTTAAAGCCATTCCTGACGTGTGCTAGACCTTTAGGAGAAGATTaataatttttgtgtgtgtttttttaatatacatcacAGAGATGGTCCTCTTCAGTCATTGAAAATTATCTTATTTAAGTTGGGTCCTTTATAATTGGATTTGGAAGtgttgtaaaaaatatttctaagcTATTTAAATTGCCAGCACTCCCAGTTATAACTGATCAGACGTCTATTTCCATCAATGGGTGTTTTTAATACACATTTTACATCCTCTTCCATTAAGGTAAAGCCAAGCCGAGTCAGTTTGTCGACTTTATTAGCGTGGTAGCGTGTGGAGTGATTCGACGTGTATTTGATAGCATCTCTCATGTGTCTGCGCATTCTGTCATAATTTGTCAAAAGGGAATGAGATTCAACATTCGTTACTGTCATCGTTGACCATACATTAACGCATTAAAAACCATTTCTTGAGCAAAGGTTGACaatgatgtttttaaaagttgaAGTGAGTCAAACGTGTACATCACTACAAACTTTAAATTATGTAACAGCTTAATGACCTTTGTACGGAAGGAGAATTTTACACCTAATGATTGTAGAACTATACAAGTACTCTGACCCAAAAATTACTTCAGTTAATTTCATCATGTCTCATCACATTGATTGAAATGTTAATTTTCTTTGCAGTTAGCCATCATGACACTGGGGGCTCAACACGGATGtctctcctcctcctgcttGCTATCTTCACCTGTTCGGCCTCAGTCATGTACCTGGTCTACAGGAACTTCCCAGAGCTTCCAGAGTATGTAGCTTTCTTTTGCGATCGTAAAGCACTCGTGCAGTTTATTTCATTTGAGTACTTCTAATTGTTCATGTCTATTCCAGTGatgaaatggagaaaataaaaatccccAAAGACATGGATGATGCCAAAGCGTTGGGAACTGTGTTGTCCAAATACAAAGATACCTACTACAGCCAGGTGTTGGTGGCCTATTTTGCCACCTATATTTTGTATccttgggggggaaaaactaattaattgctTTAGTCTGGTTATTAGGTTTTACCTAATTACATTCTATCATAATGGATCTATTTGATTTAGTTTGTGTTTGTCGATATGATGTTTAATatctttgaaaaacaaagattcCTTGACACCTTTCATTAGTCTTCAGACCTTTGCGATTCCTGGATCCATTTTCCTCAGCATCCTATCTGGGTATCTTTACCCTTTCCCTCTGGCTCTCTTCTTAGTCTGCTTGGTGAGTAACAATAAGAAACTGTATTTGAATCGCAAAGGCTTGTTACACAATCATTTGTTGAATAGGGGTGTGACAATGACTCAATACGGTGATATGGCATAATTCACTTTGTATCGAAATAGGTTATACATATGCTCCCGCCTAAAATttgtatattgttttaaatggaGACAGTTATGCTTTTAGGCTTCTAACCTGGCATTTGTATTCATGTGAACATGTACATCTCTGTTTCTTGTGAGGACGATTGAAATTTAATTTGTTGTGGGCATGCTTAGCTATATTTCAACTAATGCAGCATTTTATTAGGATTTTAAGATGAACATTAAGAAGTcataaatgttacttttttttgcagtgttcTGGGTTGGGGGCTTCCTTTTGCTACTTGCTCTCATACTTGGTTGGGAGGCCCGTGGTCTACAAATACCTCACAGAAAAAGCCCAAAAGTGGTCACAGCAGGTTAGTATGATCAAACTCGACTCTGAGCTTTATGAGTTTTGTCACATACAAGccactgtttatcttttttgacattttgtgtTTGACTTCTAGGTGGATAAACACAGAGATCATTTAATCAATTATATCATTTTCCTGAGGATAACTCCCTTTCTTCCTAACTGGTTC from Stigmatopora argus isolate UIUO_Sarg chromosome 2, RoL_Sarg_1.0, whole genome shotgun sequence carries:
- the tmem41b gene encoding transmembrane protein 41B isoform X1 is translated as MNNNNKSQPVALLVIVCVRRKRGIDRSGGRVISPALYQFLFFFRFLLKTTPEGKPGFTQKMAKKRRDRRETNDLLLSHEEVNAKATDPIALTVSHHDTGGSTRMSLLLLLAIFTCSASVMYLVYRNFPELPDDEMEKIKIPKDMDDAKALGTVLSKYKDTYYSQVLVAYFATYIFLQTFAIPGSIFLSILSGYLYPFPLALFLVCLCSGLGASFCYLLSYLVGRPVVYKYLTEKAQKWSQQVDKHRDHLINYIIFLRITPFLPNWFINITSPVINVPLGVFFVGTFLGVAPPSFVAINAGTTLYKLTTAEKVAAKTRVDHKRPQHLQTPIFPPQERAAVALVICLGHSFSKSRWEVR
- the tmem41b gene encoding transmembrane protein 41B isoform X3 gives rise to the protein MSLLLLLAIFTCSASVMYLVYRNFPELPDDEMEKIKIPKDMDDAKALGTVLSKYKDTYYSQVLVAYFATYIFLQTFAIPGSIFLSILSGYLYPFPLALFLVCLCSGLGASFCYLLSYLVGRPVVYKYLTEKAQKWSQQVDKHRDHLINYIIFLRITPFLPNWFINITSPVINVPLGVFFVGTFLGVAPPSFVAINAGTTLYKLTTAEKVAAKTRVDHKRPQHLQTPIFPPQERAAVALVICLGHSFSKSRWEVR
- the tmem41b gene encoding transmembrane protein 41B isoform X2, which codes for MNNNNKSQPVALLVIVCVRRKRGIDRSGGRVISPALYQFLFFFRFLLKTTPEGKPGFTQKMAKKRRDRRETNDLLLSHEEVNAKATDPIALTVSHHDTGGSTRMSLLLLLAIFTCSASVMYLVYRNFPELPDDEMEKIKIPKDMDDAKALGTVLSKYKDTYYSQVLVAYFATYIFLQTFAIPGSIFLSILSGYLYPFPLALFLVCLCSGLGASFCYLLSYLVGRPVVYKYLTEKAQKWSQQVDKHRDHLINYIIFLRITPFLPNWFINITSPVINVPLGVFFVGTFLGVAPPSFVAINAGTTLYKLTTAGEAVSWNSLAVLAVLAVLSILPVCFQKKLQQKLE